The following proteins are encoded in a genomic region of Candidatus Diapherotrites archaeon:
- a CDS encoding VIT1/CCC1 transporter family protein, protein MTGKSIAEELLALQQNEITENLVYLRLAGREKNAKNRRILTQIAADELRHYNFWKKHTGKELKPNMFLARAYSLVSGVFGLTFGLKLMEKGEELAQINYAKIAKSIPEAKRILEDEDRHEMELLGMLDEEKLEYAGSMVLGLNDALVELTGALAGLTLALQNSKLIALVGLVTGIAATLSMAASEYLSTKSEETRRNPFKAAVYTGIAYIFAVFFLILPYFVFSNPLLSLACTLAVAIAIIFIFTFYISVAKDYSFKKRFIEMAAISLGVALVSFAIGFALKLFLGI, encoded by the coding sequence ATGACCGGCAAATCCATTGCAGAGGAATTGCTTGCCCTGCAGCAAAACGAGATTACCGAGAATTTAGTTTACCTCCGGCTTGCGGGCCGTGAAAAGAACGCTAAAAACAGGCGCATCCTGACGCAGATTGCCGCAGACGAGCTGAGGCACTACAATTTCTGGAAAAAGCACACGGGAAAGGAACTCAAGCCGAACATGTTTTTGGCGCGCGCTTACTCTCTTGTTTCCGGGGTTTTCGGCCTGACTTTCGGCCTCAAGCTAATGGAAAAAGGCGAGGAGCTTGCGCAAATCAATTATGCGAAAATCGCGAAAAGCATTCCGGAAGCGAAACGCATACTTGAAGACGAGGACAGGCATGAAATGGAACTGCTCGGCATGCTTGACGAGGAAAAGCTGGAATATGCGGGTTCAATGGTTCTGGGCCTGAACGATGCGCTGGTCGAACTGACCGGAGCGCTTGCAGGCCTGACGCTCGCATTGCAGAATTCAAAGCTGATTGCACTGGTGGGCCTTGTCACCGGAATCGCTGCAACGCTTTCAATGGCGGCTTCGGAATACCTTTCCACGAAATCCGAGGAAACCCGCAGGAACCCGTTCAAGGCCGCGGTCTACACGGGCATTGCCTACATTTTCGCGGTGTTTTTCCTCATACTGCCGTACTTTGTTTTTTCGAACCCGCTTTTGTCGCTTGCGTGCACTCTTGCAGTGGCAATCGCAATCATTTTCATTTTCACGTTCTACATTTCAGTGGCAAAAGATTATTCGTTCAAAAAAAGGTTCATTGAAATGGCCGCAATAAGCCTCGGCGTTGCACTGGTGTCGTTTGCAATCGGGTTTGCACTGAAATTGTTCCTCGGAATATAG
- the carA gene encoding glutamine-hydrolyzing carbamoyl-phosphate synthase small subunit: MGPKSGFYKAKNYENHPEAKLVLSDGTVFSGYSFGSEKSVAGEVVFNTGMVGYPESFTDPSYLGQILVLTYPMVGNYGVPKKEQENGFDRQFESGRIQISGLVVSEYSKNDHHWDSSESLREWLVENNVPAIFGIDTRELTKKLREKGVMPGKIIVGNKDLEFFDPNRENLVSRAGTDRPVVYGKGVKKVLAIDCGMKNNIIRCFLRRGVKIIRVPWNYDFFANKVDFDGLFISNGPGDPKMCGATIANIKAALEREVPAFGICLGNQLLALAAGADTYKLKYGHRGQNQPCQMVGTKRCFITSQNHGFAVNEKTLPKAWEPWFRNANDATNEGIRHKSKPFMSVQFHPEAFPGPTDTEFLFDEFLAMLK; encoded by the coding sequence ATCGGCCCGAAAAGCGGATTTTACAAAGCAAAAAATTACGAAAACCATCCTGAGGCGAAACTTGTCCTCTCGGATGGCACTGTTTTTTCAGGTTACAGCTTCGGCTCGGAAAAAAGCGTTGCCGGAGAGGTTGTCTTCAACACGGGCATGGTCGGCTATCCTGAATCCTTCACCGACCCAAGCTACCTGGGCCAGATTCTAGTGCTGACGTATCCGATGGTCGGCAATTACGGCGTGCCGAAAAAAGAACAGGAAAACGGGTTTGACCGTCAATTCGAGTCCGGCAGAATACAGATTTCCGGCCTGGTCGTAAGCGAATACTCGAAGAACGACCACCACTGGGATTCCTCGGAATCACTGCGCGAATGGCTTGTTGAAAACAATGTTCCTGCAATTTTTGGAATCGATACGCGCGAACTCACGAAAAAGCTGCGCGAAAAAGGCGTGATGCCCGGAAAAATAATCGTCGGAAACAAGGATTTGGAATTTTTCGACCCGAACAGGGAAAATCTTGTGTCCCGCGCAGGCACCGACAGGCCGGTGGTTTACGGCAAGGGCGTGAAAAAGGTCCTGGCAATCGACTGCGGAATGAAAAACAACATCATCCGCTGTTTCCTCAGGCGCGGAGTGAAAATCATCCGCGTGCCTTGGAATTACGATTTTTTTGCGAACAAGGTTGACTTCGACGGCCTGTTCATTTCAAACGGCCCCGGCGACCCGAAAATGTGCGGGGCAACGATTGCAAACATAAAAGCGGCGCTTGAACGGGAGGTCCCGGCTTTCGGCATCTGCCTCGGCAACCAGCTCCTTGCACTTGCCGCAGGCGCCGACACCTACAAGCTGAAATACGGGCACAGGGGCCAGAACCAGCCGTGCCAGATGGTTGGAACCAAAAGGTGTTTCATCACTTCGCAGAACCACGGATTCGCGGTCAACGAAAAAACCCTGCCGAAAGCCTGGGAACCATGGTTCAGGAACGCGAACGATGCAACGAATGAAGGCATAAGGCACAAGTCAAAGCCGTTCATGTCGGTGCAGTTCCATCCGGAAGCGTTTCCAGGGCCGACTGACACGGAATTCCTGTTCGACGAGTTTTTGGCGATGCTCAAATGA
- the carB gene encoding carbamoyl-phosphate synthase (glutamine-hydrolyzing) large subunit, translating to MITGESVKKVLVLGSGALRIGQAGEFDYSGSQCIKALKEEGIEAIVINPNIATVQTSRDFADKVYFLPITPHFVEKVIEKEKPDAIMLAFGGQTALNCGIALSDGRVLEKHGVKVLGTPVEAIRKTEDRELFKKELEGIGVKVPESIPCTSEKEVEKAAKKIGFPVILRAAFTLGGQGSGMAYDQKKLAEISKVSFSYSDQVLVEEYLAGWKEIEYEVVRDRFDNCITVCNMENFDPLGIHTGESIVVAPSQTLTNAEYHKLREISLKVIRHFGIVGECNIQFALDPGSEDYRVIEVNARLSRSSALASKATGYPLAFIAAKLGLGHCLTEIKNSITKKTMACFEPALDYCVVKIPRWDLQKFPRVSTNIGSEMKSVGEVMAIGRKFEEALQKAVRMLNIGMYGVVGNKMIFERVSHSLKNPTDKRLFAVIFSLRQGYSVDKIYSLTGIDKWFLFKLENIVGMEEELRKSGLEGISAEAMLKAKQLGFSDKQIAIITGKDDEIVVRNARKKLCVLPGIKQIDTLAAEFPAETNYLYSTYNGNADDIKFDSRNSVIVLGSGAYSIGSSVEFDWCCVSSIRNLKKLGYSTTIINFNPETVSTDYDICDRLYFEELSLERVLDIYEKEKPLGIIVSMGGQIPNNLAKKLAENGVNVLGTPTEKIDNAEDRHKFSSLCDELGIDQPEWEELTREEEALAFSKKAGFPVLVRPSYVLSGAAMSVAFNEADLKEYLEKATSLSSEYPVVISKFILNAREIEVDAVAKNGRLLATAITEHVENAGTHSGDATIVMPPQKTYIETIRQAKQIAQRIAEALQITGPFNIQFIAKNNKVRVIECNLRASRSFPFVSKVSGTDFAGLAATAIMKSNVLPLQQSLLELDHVGVKAAQFSFSRLKGADPISGVEMASTGEVGCLGKDLDDALLKAMLSTGQKIPEKSILVSVSGDENRFKLLDSLKALLKKRAYRVYATDNTAKFLKNEGIECKMLHKVQEKKKPNVKDYLSEKKIDMVINVPDNSKKIDSTGGAYLLRRATVDFNVPLITNLQIAKQFIDAIAKMDLEDIEIKSWDEYVR from the coding sequence ATGATCACCGGAGAAAGCGTGAAAAAAGTCCTCGTGCTCGGCTCCGGAGCATTGCGCATCGGCCAGGCCGGAGAATTCGACTACAGCGGAAGCCAATGCATAAAGGCGCTCAAGGAAGAGGGCATTGAAGCGATCGTGATTAACCCGAACATTGCGACTGTGCAGACTTCAAGGGATTTTGCGGACAAGGTTTATTTTCTTCCGATTACCCCGCATTTCGTGGAAAAGGTCATTGAAAAGGAAAAGCCTGATGCCATAATGCTTGCATTCGGCGGCCAGACGGCTTTGAACTGCGGCATAGCGCTTTCGGACGGCAGGGTGCTGGAAAAGCACGGGGTGAAAGTGCTCGGCACCCCTGTCGAGGCAATCCGCAAGACCGAGGACAGGGAACTGTTCAAAAAAGAGCTTGAGGGCATCGGCGTGAAAGTGCCGGAAAGCATTCCATGCACAAGCGAAAAAGAAGTGGAGAAAGCGGCGAAAAAAATCGGTTTTCCGGTCATACTGCGCGCCGCATTCACTTTGGGCGGCCAGGGCTCAGGCATGGCGTATGACCAAAAAAAGCTCGCAGAAATTTCAAAGGTCTCATTCTCATATTCGGACCAGGTCCTTGTAGAGGAATACCTTGCCGGGTGGAAGGAAATAGAATACGAGGTCGTAAGGGACAGGTTCGACAACTGCATAACAGTCTGCAACATGGAAAATTTCGACCCGCTTGGAATCCACACCGGCGAAAGCATTGTCGTTGCGCCCTCGCAGACCCTGACAAACGCGGAATACCACAAGCTAAGGGAAATTTCCCTCAAAGTCATAAGGCATTTCGGCATTGTAGGCGAATGCAACATCCAGTTTGCGTTGGACCCCGGATCCGAGGATTACCGCGTGATAGAGGTGAACGCGCGCCTGAGCAGGAGTTCCGCGCTTGCTTCTAAAGCGACGGGCTATCCGCTTGCGTTCATTGCCGCAAAGCTCGGCCTCGGCCATTGCCTGACGGAAATAAAAAATTCCATCACGAAAAAGACCATGGCGTGCTTCGAGCCCGCGCTCGACTACTGCGTTGTGAAAATACCGAGATGGGATTTGCAGAAATTTCCGCGCGTTTCAACCAACATCGGCTCGGAAATGAAATCAGTGGGAGAGGTCATGGCAATCGGCAGGAAATTCGAGGAAGCCCTGCAGAAAGCCGTGCGCATGCTTAACATCGGAATGTACGGCGTTGTCGGCAACAAGATGATTTTCGAAAGGGTTTCGCATTCCCTCAAAAACCCGACGGACAAGAGGCTGTTCGCCGTGATTTTCTCGCTCAGGCAGGGCTATTCCGTGGACAAAATCTATTCGCTGACCGGCATCGACAAATGGTTTTTGTTCAAGCTGGAAAACATTGTCGGCATGGAAGAGGAACTCCGCAAGTCGGGGCTTGAGGGCATTTCCGCGGAGGCAATGCTTAAGGCAAAACAGCTCGGCTTTTCCGACAAGCAGATTGCAATCATCACTGGAAAAGACGATGAGATTGTCGTGCGCAATGCGAGGAAAAAACTCTGCGTCCTTCCGGGCATAAAGCAGATTGACACTCTCGCGGCGGAATTCCCCGCCGAAACCAACTACCTTTACTCGACTTACAACGGGAACGCTGATGACATAAAATTCGACAGCCGCAACTCGGTGATAGTGCTGGGCTCCGGCGCCTACAGCATCGGCTCAAGCGTGGAGTTCGACTGGTGCTGCGTTTCAAGCATCCGGAACCTCAAAAAGCTCGGGTACTCGACAACAATCATAAACTTCAACCCGGAAACGGTTAGCACAGACTACGACATCTGCGACAGGCTCTATTTTGAGGAATTGAGCCTTGAACGCGTCCTGGACATTTACGAAAAAGAGAAACCGCTTGGCATAATCGTTTCCATGGGCGGCCAGATTCCCAACAATCTTGCGAAAAAACTGGCGGAAAACGGAGTCAACGTTTTGGGCACTCCGACTGAAAAAATCGACAACGCGGAAGACAGGCACAAGTTTTCGAGCCTGTGCGACGAACTCGGCATAGACCAGCCCGAATGGGAGGAACTGACGCGGGAGGAAGAGGCGCTTGCGTTTTCAAAAAAAGCCGGCTTTCCAGTGCTTGTTCGCCCCTCATATGTGCTGAGCGGCGCGGCAATGTCGGTTGCGTTCAACGAGGCCGACCTCAAGGAATACCTGGAAAAGGCCACTTCACTGTCATCAGAATATCCTGTTGTAATAAGCAAGTTCATCCTCAATGCGCGGGAAATAGAGGTCGATGCGGTCGCAAAAAACGGCAGGCTGCTTGCAACCGCCATAACCGAGCACGTCGAAAACGCGGGCACCCACTCCGGCGATGCAACGATTGTCATGCCGCCGCAGAAAACCTACATTGAAACCATCAGGCAGGCAAAGCAGATCGCCCAAAGGATTGCCGAAGCCTTGCAGATAACCGGGCCATTCAATATCCAGTTCATAGCCAAAAACAACAAGGTGCGGGTAATAGAATGCAACCTGCGCGCCTCGCGCTCGTTTCCCTTCGTTTCAAAGGTGTCCGGCACGGACTTTGCGGGATTGGCGGCAACAGCCATAATGAAAAGCAATGTCCTTCCATTACAGCAATCGCTTTTGGAACTGGACCATGTCGGAGTCAAGGCGGCACAGTTCTCCTTCTCGAGGCTGAAAGGCGCCGATCCCATTTCCGGAGTAGAAATGGCTTCGACCGGCGAAGTCGGCTGCCTGGGAAAGGATTTGGATGATGCCTTGCTGAAGGCAATGCTTTCAACCGGCCAGAAAATTCCCGAAAAAAGCATTCTTGTCAGCGTGAGCGGCGACGAAAACAGGTTCAAGCTCCTGGATTCGCTTAAAGCACTGCTCAAAAAGCGCGCGTACCGGGTTTACGCAACCGACAACACCGCGAAATTCCTCAAAAACGAGGGCATAGAATGCAAGATGCTGCACAAGGTGCAGGAAAAGAAAAAGCCCAACGTCAAAGACTACCTGTCGGAAAAAAAGATTGACATGGTAATAAACGTTCCGGACAACTCCAAAAAAATCGATTCGACTGGCGGAGCCTACCTGTTGAGGCGCGCAACCGTTGATTTCAACGTTCCGCTCATAACAAACCTGCAGATCGCAAAGCAGTTCATCGACGCAATCGCAAAAATGGACCTGGAAGACATTGAAATAAAAAGCTGGGACGAATACGTGAGATAA
- a CDS encoding cytochrome c oxidase subunit II gives MAKSFGAIFVPVLLVSVLLLLGCAQQSQSNQQTGGSASSGNGSTAKTGEVKSFDVVAKQFEFVPGTITVKKGDTVRLKITSKDVEHGIAIPEFGVDKTIPAGETVTVEFVASKTGTFEFHCNVFCGEGHKEMTGKLVVEE, from the coding sequence ATGGCGAAATCTTTCGGGGCAATTTTTGTTCCGGTCCTCCTTGTTTCCGTTTTACTGCTTTTAGGCTGCGCCCAGCAATCGCAGTCCAACCAGCAAACAGGCGGTTCCGCTTCGAGCGGCAACGGTTCCACGGCAAAAACCGGGGAAGTCAAATCATTTGACGTTGTGGCAAAGCAGTTTGAATTCGTGCCCGGCACTATAACCGTCAAAAAGGGCGACACTGTCAGGCTGAAAATCACCAGCAAGGACGTAGAGCACGGCATCGCGATTCCGGAGTTCGGCGTGGACAAGACCATTCCTGCGGGTGAAACAGTCACTGTTGAATTTGTCGCAAGCAAGACAGGAACATTCGAGTTCCACTGCAACGTTTTCTGCGGCGAAGGGCACAAGGAAATGACCGGAAAACTTGTGGTTGAAGAATAA
- the nadB gene encoding L-aspartate oxidase yields MPIVKRFACTFDSKRLQKEKAGLLIAGSGLAGLSAAFHASRIAPEEKIIVAAKTLPEKSSSFKAQGGIACAFSQNDSPEKLASDTIRVGYGLSDKKAVQILAKEGKGAMEELIGMGLEFDKSLSGEIALGLEAAHSQNRVLHIGGDATGKSLTRFFLSLVKERPNVEVRKNFHLLELLGQKGVSGALLSENGKQTIVLANAIIIASGGYSSVFSNSTNFSENAGEACAIARRAGARLQDMEFEQFHPTAFRAGDGMFLVSERVRGEGALLVNSKGERFLENLPGKELAPRDVVARKIFEQISKGEKVFLDVSGIPDFAAKFPSISAGLKERGFRLSGGMIPVEPAAHYSIGGIKSDVDGRTNLQGLFVAGEASCTGLHGANRLASNSLMETIVFGKRAAVSACREKTKKPGAQKNVPAKKASANADNSVVSEKILQLRNAMWLGCGIVRNEPGLKSLLSEIAALQKGFFCAQTEKEAEFHNMAFACNAIVSCALKRRESRGTHYRSDYPNTAPVARHSVF; encoded by the coding sequence ATGCCCATCGTGAAAAGGTTTGCCTGCACGTTTGACTCAAAGCGGCTGCAAAAAGAAAAAGCAGGCCTGTTGATTGCGGGCAGCGGCCTGGCCGGCCTGTCAGCAGCGTTTCACGCTTCAAGGATTGCTCCGGAAGAAAAGATTATCGTGGCGGCAAAGACCCTGCCTGAAAAAAGCAGTTCGTTCAAGGCGCAGGGCGGAATTGCATGCGCGTTCTCTCAAAACGATTCGCCTGAAAAGCTTGCTTCCGATACAATCCGCGTCGGCTATGGCCTGTCCGACAAAAAAGCCGTGCAAATCCTCGCAAAAGAAGGCAAAGGCGCAATGGAGGAACTTATCGGCATGGGCCTTGAATTCGACAAATCCCTTTCAGGCGAAATCGCCCTCGGCTTGGAGGCGGCGCATTCACAGAACAGGGTTTTGCACATCGGCGGCGACGCAACCGGAAAAAGCCTTACGCGGTTTTTTTTGAGCCTTGTGAAGGAACGGCCGAATGTTGAGGTTCGCAAAAACTTTCACCTGCTTGAACTGCTCGGGCAAAAAGGCGTTTCCGGCGCGCTTTTGTCTGAAAATGGTAAACAAACAATTGTGCTGGCAAATGCAATCATCATTGCCTCCGGCGGGTATTCGTCGGTTTTTTCCAATTCAACGAATTTTTCCGAGAACGCCGGCGAGGCGTGCGCGATTGCGCGGAGGGCCGGTGCAAGGCTTCAGGACATGGAGTTCGAGCAATTCCATCCGACCGCGTTCCGTGCAGGCGACGGCATGTTTTTGGTGAGCGAGCGCGTGCGCGGGGAAGGCGCTTTGCTTGTGAACTCGAAAGGCGAAAGGTTCCTGGAAAACCTGCCGGGCAAGGAGCTTGCGCCGCGCGACGTGGTGGCGAGAAAAATCTTTGAACAAATTTCCAAAGGCGAAAAGGTTTTTCTCGACGTTTCCGGAATTCCGGATTTTGCCGCAAAGTTCCCGTCCATTTCAGCAGGCTTAAAGGAACGCGGCTTTCGCCTGTCCGGAGGCATGATTCCAGTAGAGCCGGCGGCGCATTATTCGATCGGCGGAATCAAAAGCGATGTCGATGGCAGGACAAACCTTCAAGGCCTGTTCGTTGCCGGGGAAGCTTCGTGCACAGGCCTGCATGGCGCGAACAGGCTTGCGTCAAATTCCCTTATGGAAACAATTGTTTTCGGAAAGCGCGCAGCGGTTTCGGCGTGCAGGGAAAAAACCAAAAAGCCTGGCGCGCAGAAAAACGTGCCAGCGAAAAAAGCTTCCGCAAATGCGGATAATAGCGTGGTTTCGGAAAAGATTTTGCAATTGCGCAATGCGATGTGGCTTGGCTGCGGAATCGTGCGCAATGAACCCGGCCTCAAGAGCCTGCTTTCGGAAATCGCGGCTTTGCAAAAAGGGTTTTTCTGCGCGCAAACCGAAAAGGAAGCTGAATTCCATAACATGGCTTTTGCGTGCAATGCCATCGTGTCATGCGCATTGAAGCGCAGGGAAAGCAGGGGAACGCATTACCGTTCAGATTATCCGAACACCGCGCCGGTTGCAAGGCATTCGGTTTTCTGA
- a CDS encoding aminopeptidase P family protein, with translation MKEKIAELFRISGAKAVFLRRGSNSKDPNFTYFSGLPENMAESAFMVLNSGSRPAVFTNVLDFGQLRKAHGITVKKIEGREKFFSVLKKAAPAKKIGFNADTVSVNYLGMLKRGLKGKKFVDVSEQLEKVRETKTAHEIRLVAKAVKISEKAADAIPDFFRPGMTEKQLAEKIESELFAGGAEGLAFNTIVASGKGASVPHYVPQAKKIGNGFLLVDFGGKYRNYCADLSRTFFAGRADTKGKEIYETVFEAKTLSQQLIREGAKAKDIFLQADNFLKEHLGKGMQHGLGHGLGIEVHDSPSGFLANSKDVLRNAMVLTVEPGHYWNGGGVRIEDDVVVSGRGCKALSKAPAELIEL, from the coding sequence TTGAAGGAAAAAATCGCAGAGCTTTTCCGCATTTCCGGCGCAAAAGCGGTTTTCCTGAGGCGCGGCTCCAATTCAAAGGACCCCAATTTCACGTATTTTTCCGGCCTGCCGGAAAACATGGCGGAAAGCGCCTTCATGGTTTTGAATTCCGGTTCCAGGCCGGCAGTCTTCACAAACGTCCTTGATTTCGGGCAGCTGCGGAAGGCGCATGGAATCACAGTCAAAAAAATAGAGGGCCGGGAAAAATTCTTCTCCGTGCTGAAAAAAGCCGCGCCCGCGAAAAAAATCGGATTCAATGCCGACACGGTCAGCGTGAACTATCTTGGCATGCTGAAGCGCGGCCTGAAAGGAAAAAAATTCGTGGATGTTTCGGAACAGCTTGAAAAAGTGCGCGAGACAAAAACCGCGCACGAAATCAGGCTTGTGGCGAAAGCCGTGAAAATCTCGGAAAAAGCCGCGGACGCAATCCCGGATTTTTTCAGGCCCGGCATGACCGAAAAACAGCTCGCGGAAAAAATCGAGTCGGAACTCTTCGCCGGCGGCGCCGAAGGCCTGGCCTTCAACACAATCGTTGCCTCGGGAAAAGGCGCGTCCGTTCCGCATTACGTTCCGCAGGCGAAAAAAATCGGAAACGGGTTCCTGCTGGTTGACTTCGGCGGCAAATACAGGAACTATTGCGCCGACCTTTCGCGCACTTTCTTTGCAGGCCGGGCAGACACGAAGGGCAAGGAGATTTATGAAACGGTTTTTGAGGCAAAAACCCTTTCACAACAGCTGATACGCGAAGGCGCCAAGGCAAAAGACATCTTTCTGCAGGCCGACAACTTTTTGAAGGAACATCTGGGAAAGGGCATGCAACACGGCCTGGGGCACGGCCTCGGCATTGAAGTGCACGATTCGCCCTCCGGCTTTCTCGCCAACTCGAAAGACGTTTTGCGGAATGCAATGGTTTTGACTGTCGAACCCGGACACTATTGGAATGGCGGCGGCGTGAGGATAGAGGATGACGTTGTCGTGTCCGGCCGCGGCTGCAAAGCCTTAAGCAAAGCGCCTGCGGAATTGATTGAACTGTGA
- a CDS encoding DHH family phosphoesterase, whose translation MDKAALLSGFSDFLDSLAGTDRMAIFHHNDPDGVCSGLIVFLALQRLPVKPEIVLVKPIGYEACKNTSLAQTLGKKKADKAIMVDVCVDQFPDCPKEMEKNLKRFLIIDHHKKYCDLNSEKTVFIKAVDMEKKLDPSRYINAKLTFDLFSKKANLEDLAWIACVGILGDMGYETWKGFFKKTQESNKISLAELKRLENLIQAVAIVKSSELPGLFREFAVNAKTPKRVFKSRFIKFEKILKKEIETGYKHAVKGMESFPELGLEFYKVESKNKIKSYVVNMISREKPDTTIILAQCSNGRCYFSARRQDFKIKMNELAETAVKGIPNASGGGHVPAAAGSFPSEFKEQFKENVKRILAEKMKK comes from the coding sequence ATGGACAAAGCTGCCCTCTTGTCTGGATTCTCTGATTTTCTGGACAGCCTGGCCGGAACCGACAGAATGGCAATTTTCCACCACAACGACCCGGATGGCGTCTGCTCGGGCCTGATTGTCTTCCTGGCACTGCAAAGGCTTCCGGTAAAGCCCGAAATAGTGCTTGTAAAGCCGATTGGCTATGAGGCCTGCAAAAACACCAGCCTTGCACAAACCCTCGGGAAAAAAAAAGCGGACAAGGCGATAATGGTCGACGTGTGCGTGGACCAGTTTCCGGATTGCCCGAAAGAAATGGAAAAAAACCTGAAACGTTTTCTCATAATAGACCACCACAAGAAATATTGCGACCTCAACTCGGAAAAAACTGTTTTCATAAAAGCGGTCGACATGGAAAAAAAATTAGACCCGAGCAGGTACATAAACGCAAAGCTCACGTTCGACCTGTTCTCCAAAAAGGCAAACCTGGAAGACCTGGCGTGGATTGCGTGCGTGGGCATTCTCGGCGACATGGGTTATGAGACATGGAAGGGCTTTTTCAAAAAAACGCAGGAAAGCAACAAAATCTCGCTTGCTGAACTGAAGCGCCTTGAAAACCTCATACAGGCGGTCGCAATAGTGAAAAGCTCCGAGCTACCCGGCCTTTTCAGGGAATTCGCCGTAAACGCAAAAACCCCGAAAAGGGTTTTCAAAAGCAGGTTCATCAAATTCGAAAAAATCCTGAAAAAGGAAATCGAAACCGGGTACAAGCACGCGGTCAAAGGCATGGAAAGCTTCCCGGAACTCGGACTCGAATTCTACAAAGTCGAATCAAAAAACAAAATCAAATCATACGTGGTGAACATGATAAGCCGGGAAAAGCCGGACACCACCATCATCCTGGCCCAGTGCAGCAACGGCAGGTGTTATTTCTCGGCGAGAAGGCAGGATTTCAAAATCAAAATGAACGAGCTTGCGGAAACAGCGGTGAAGGGCATTCCGAACGCTTCCGGCGGAGGCCACGTTCCAGCCGCGGCCGGAAGCTTTCCATCGGAATTCAAGGAACAGTTCAAGGAAAACGTGAAAAGGATTCTTGCCGAAAAAATGAAGAAATGA
- a CDS encoding ammonium transporter, which translates to MEIKRVLPLFLFFSLLAPAAFAQAPAGIDSGDVAWVAASAVLVMLMTPALGFFYGGLVRAKNLLSVLTQSMAIFAVMGIVWALVGFSLAFGSGNGFIGSLEWIGLNGVGEAPFAAYAATIPLLLFFFFQLKFAAITPALIIGAFAERIRFSSLLVFTVLWAILVYAPIAHWVWGVGGWLRALGALDFAGGTVVHIAAGFSALAAALVVGKRRDFGRKSFHPNNIPFVILGAALLWFGWFGFNGGSALAANGLAVTALVTTNLAAASAAFAWMVVDRVSKGKVSATGIAIGAVCGLVAITPASGFVTPLASILIGLVAGLLCNFVANWRASRNYFDDSLDVFACHGVGGVWGAIATGLFASVAVNSAGANGLFYGNPKLLVAQVIAVVSVAAFSFIGSFVLLKAIDAVHSLRVSPKAEEEGLDSATHGEIAYR; encoded by the coding sequence ATGGAAATTAAAAGAGTCCTGCCTTTGTTCCTGTTTTTTTCATTGCTTGCACCCGCCGCGTTTGCACAGGCTCCTGCGGGCATCGATTCCGGTGACGTCGCGTGGGTTGCGGCCAGCGCCGTGCTTGTGATGCTCATGACGCCCGCATTGGGCTTTTTTTACGGCGGCCTTGTGCGCGCAAAAAACCTTTTGTCGGTCCTCACGCAGAGCATGGCGATTTTTGCCGTGATGGGCATTGTCTGGGCGCTTGTGGGTTTTTCGCTTGCCTTCGGCAGCGGCAACGGCTTCATCGGCTCGCTTGAATGGATTGGCCTGAACGGCGTGGGCGAAGCGCCCTTTGCAGCCTATGCTGCGACAATCCCTTTGCTGTTGTTTTTCTTTTTCCAGCTGAAGTTTGCGGCAATCACGCCCGCGCTTATCATCGGGGCGTTCGCCGAGCGCATAAGGTTTTCCTCTCTTTTGGTTTTCACGGTTCTTTGGGCAATCCTTGTTTATGCGCCCATTGCGCACTGGGTGTGGGGCGTCGGCGGATGGCTGCGCGCCCTGGGCGCACTGGACTTTGCAGGCGGGACAGTCGTCCACATTGCCGCGGGCTTTTCCGCGCTTGCCGCAGCATTGGTCGTGGGAAAGCGCAGGGATTTCGGCAGGAAATCATTCCATCCCAATAACATTCCATTCGTGATTCTTGGTGCAGCATTGCTGTGGTTCGGATGGTTCGGTTTCAACGGCGGAAGCGCGCTTGCCGCAAACGGCCTGGCGGTAACGGCTCTGGTCACGACAAATCTTGCCGCGGCTTCAGCCGCCTTTGCGTGGATGGTTGTCGACCGGGTTTCCAAAGGCAAGGTTTCGGCGACCGGCATTGCAATCGGCGCGGTCTGCGGCCTTGTCGCAATCACTCCCGCTTCAGGTTTTGTCACGCCGCTCGCGTCAATCCTTATCGGCCTGGTTGCAGGCCTGCTGTGCAATTTTGTCGCGAACTGGCGCGCGAGCAGGAATTACTTTGACGATTCCCTGGACGTGTTTGCGTGCCACGGCGTCGGCGGAGTGTGGGGCGCAATCGCGACAGGATTGTTTGCGAGCGTTGCAGTGAATTCCGCGGGCGCGAACGGCCTGTTTTACGGCAACCCGAAACTTTTGGTTGCGCAGGTAATCGCGGTTGTTTCAGTCGCCGCATTTTCCTTCATCGGCTCGTTTGTCCTGCTGAAAGCCATTGACGCAGTGCATTCCCTGCGGGTTTCGCCCAAGGCCGAGGAAGAGGGTTTGGACAGCGCGACGCACGGTGAAATCGCTTACAGGTGA